The window AGGATTCCTTGTATGTTCTTTTTAATCATCCCAGAATGCAAATTTGTATCCAGCTGTGTTTTAATCTTGTACTGTCAATTAGTTTTATgacataaatgttaaaattcacGTTTTACTTACTTGAATTAAATAGAAGGCTATATTTGGTATCAATTTAATACAATTCGACCGACTATGTAACAGTGCCCGTTGTACATAATTACATGGTCAGTATAAaagtagttaaaataatttataagaataaaatattttcaattaatatgttttttatttaaactactcTATAAACCATAGACATAGATGACTCCTAGAAACGACTGCTACAATCCAATCTATAGGTATAGCAAAAATGGACcattcagaaaaaaatacattgaaaaagttattttttaattgtacagAGATCTGTCATAAATATCTACGTAAGTATGTTTATGTTGTGTTAAGCTTTTAAACGTAAAATGAaacttaaaagtaataaaaatagcacAAGAACTACTACgaaatacttgaacggccccttacgtACTTATTGTAAACGGGTAATTATTAACCAATCTAACATCATGAAACATCGCCATTCTAGACAATGAGCACAATTTGAAGGTCAAACAGTCAAAAACTCCTTACCGAAACCTGTTTAGTAAAACAGGCAACCCGTAGATGACATGGTAACGTCCGCTTTGTGGAATGgaggcgtttggagaattccacaaCGATATCCCCCGCCTGTCGTAAGATATTATGCCTAATAGAAGTCCGCAGgctgcagccgtccctaatgcgccgaagagggctgCCGCGTAATTTTAGATTGTAGGTCGTGCGTAGGGTGTATATAGTATGGGGAGTAAgtccggcggtcgcccgaaggttgacatcaaatccgggcggcttataaggcacggttaccccaacataaccgggCAGTCGCCCCCCTCGAATGCTGGATGCCAGTAATAAGGGAGTCcgcgaaaaataaaatgatacttAAACGAAGTTACCTGaatgtaactataaaaaaaactaaggtGAAATGCCCGCcttaggaaataattttatttgaacatcTATGTATGAGAGGCCTGTTTGAATTAAATTCAGTGTCAGgcaaaatagtatttagtaacGCACGACGCTCGCTAGTAATCGCGTGCGCCGTCATGGCCGGTCATTTACATAGTGGTGAACTATTATAACATCTACTACactgtttaaaaacataaaaggcACTTCCTATACGTAGCTAGCAGTACTGAATGATTAGTAGCAACAGCACgttgtttattgtaaatgatctcatattttatctatttatagaaAACATTGGAATTTGGGTGTTCAGTGTCACGCAGTCAGAACATGATGAAGTGAGTTAAATACCAGGTATTTGGATGTTTGACTGTTTTATTGTTGAAAAGTtgtctgtgtgtgtgttttttttaacaacttcTGATAAGGAAAGTAGGTAAGTGCAGCTATCGACAATGTTTAAAATTCTTCTTCGCGCGCTGTTTAAACCTTCTGTCAAATCCATAATTCTAAATTCGAAAGTAACTCTGTGTTGTCTGTGACGCTGTGATGACTGAACTGTTTtactgatttcgatgaaatttggtatgaagacagcTTCAGATCCTGAGTTCATAAGCATaattttattccgagaaaatatatagcggaactatTATctcggaaaattattttatgtgggCAGAACCGCGAGATAAAGGTAGttctatattttagttataaataatataattaagttgttagttactaagatgtttttttgtaaaacgtcattggttagTTAGACATTCTTCGCAATTAACTTCTGGTTTGGCTTGAAGGCCTTATCTCTACAAAATAGTCTTGAAACTTTGTACCATTTACGCCGCCCAAGTTACAGGCGGGAATATACAGACTTACGaatgattaatataaaaatgtattttacttacGTCCTTTGAAAATTTCAAACTGTTAACAAAaagttccttattaaattgtctatctcaTCGTGGTAATTGCATATTAATATGATGTGTACTTTGTGTACTGAGAAAATGAAAGTAAATTCCGAGTCAAATATTTTAGTGGCATTTCCAtcatgaaattaatgaaatgatattcacattataaaaaaaaaactaaacattaaaaataaatacttataacgtattgtaaaaatatgatgtttaatttattttactatataaaatgtctaataaattttaaatcttagcTACTAAAATTATGGTTAGTTAGCGCGCCGGTTTGTGGGGGTAGAGAGAGCCTTAAGATTCCCACTTTAGGCttcatgtaaatattatataagtactaagaTGCTACGCAtatagtaagtataaataatagctATATGTAATAGCTTCTTAGCGtgttctaaattataataataattttattgtcactAAAAACACACAGAGATAAGTAGGTGTAAAACAGgcgttacataaaaaaaacatttggcACGATATTATTATCTGAATTGAGTTATACAAATTGACACGAGGTCGCTAAACTAGGCCATGCCTGTATCTTGGGTTACCTACCGATATCGTCAGTAAACAGTAACAGAGAAACATATTATGAGAGGAAGATGTTCTTCAGTGAATCACAGCCCACAGGGAACAGTGAATGTTTTATTATAGCTAAACATCTATTATACTTTACACCGTCGAGAGTTTAGTAGGTATTTTAATTAGATACGCACATAAAAATGTACGCATTAAGTATTTAAGTATATCATTCCCTACGCCGCGCATAGgtactacatacatttattagaTACTCTACATGAGTAGATAGTGATGTCCCTACATACCGGTagatttatgtataaaatacttGTAGGCCCGTCACAGATCACATCCTACGTTAACTATCATCTTTTAGCTCTGGACAACAGCGCCGCCTACGGGatccaaaaattaaataatttaagtatctAAGCTCTCAtaaaaattttcattgaaattggTTTGATGATTGAGATGATTTCGAAAATTAgtgtgtacaaaaaaatatttttatagacaaatatTATTCTTCCCGTTGGTTTTTCAAAAGTATTCTTTGATACAAACCTTGTTCTGATAATAAGAAACACAACAAAGAAAAAACAGTTAGCCGATCCAACCATTCTCAAGTGACGGTGTTACATACACGtggcaattttgtttttatttatattatagatattatataattaattcatgATGCAAATACTTATCTACCTCTATTTTGTTTCAGATATTGTCTAAAGAATTCCCTGACATATTTTCTGAAAAGATAGTACTTATCGCATACCTAGATGCTGAAATTAGaaagttttaacttttatattacgTAGAAAAATTATATCTACTCTAGTAACAAAAAACTAACTTGAAGAAATGGCGGACCCAGTAACTACTCAACCAAACAGAAATAGCGGCAACAATGTCGAGCTAAATGACCTAAATGAAGAGCAACTTCAAGCAAAACGTGTCACAGAATTAAGGGAAAAAGAAGACGACTGCTgtgattccatttttaaatgctACTGTTTGGAAAAATGCTTACGAAATTGTCTGACAACTAATAACGACTATGAATCAAATTCAGATGATGGATATAATGATTATGTAGATGACGAGTATGAGGCCAGAGACGATGATACGGATGTTTTCAGTGGCTTCAACGACACAGATAATAATGAGTAtcaaaataatgataatgattttCCGAGTTATAATTGCGATAACAATGACTTTGGTGATTCAACTTGTGATGCTGATGATAGTGGCGGTGGTGATTACGGAGGATATACTACTGacgattaaaattaaacattggaATACGAGTTTATCGTTTTATTATTACCTACAAATTATCAAGTGGTTAATGAATAATTACGGTTACCAATTGCTTGGCTATGTTTCTAGCATAGTCGATATACAAAGGTTAAGATATACTTAATATCAATTAGGTGCCGAGCTGGGTTATCAGCTCGTCTGTCTTTGTAAGTATTAGACGAgcggttttaaaattttgcatacaaaGCACCGAAAGAATAgacttaaataacaaaatactttacATGCTATGTTCATACATCCTACCAATGGTTTTTGCTTAGTATTCTTGAAACTAACCGTTTGACCATTGAAGGAGTCTGCTCACTACACCGTTTCATATTATGACCGTGCTAGGAACATGTCAGGCAAAAacatattctttgttttgaaaaGTACGAGACTATACCCACTAGACCGATTCGTCACCGACCAACATCGTCGTATGTCATGCACGGATCGTCACAATTGTTGGCGAGAATATTTTGCCGGTGCCGTTACGGGTAtgataggtaataataataaataataataatatcagccctgtattatatatttgcccactgctgagcatgggcctcctctactactgagagggattaggccttagtccaccacgctggccgagtgcggtagacttcactcaccttcgaaattcctatagagaacttcttaggtgtgcaggattcctcacgatgttttcctccaccgttaaagcgaacgataaattcacaaagaatacacacatgattttagaaaagtcagaggtgtgtgcccttgggatttgaacctgcggacattcatcttcgcagtccgtcccacacccaattaggctatcgccgcttatgatAGGTAGGTACGCTGTTGATACCTTCTATTGAGTATAGTATTCTGTGTCATGTTTCTGTCTGTACCTGATACGATAATGACACAGTCATGATATGATTCGGTTATGTGGGCAGATTCCTTTACATCTTACCATTCGCtctcagaaaatatataacattatggATTACCaggaatgtttttaatttatgggcCGTAACATTTATAGATGTAATTTAGGAATTTGTTTTCCTTACTGTAAACGAAGACCATTAATCACATAATTTACCAATAAATCATTGAAGAGGAAAaacctacatatttatatatatagttcaTGAGTGATCAGACTACAATAAACAACAGTAGTACGCAATTTATTTCGATGGGGACTGAACCGTAATATCATAAAATCGTGAAGGTGTGATATTTCGttcttgttttaatttcaatggtatgtacagttattattattaatttatattgaaaacttAGTAAAATACTTCAACGTGAAATTCTTGCATTATGTAATTCCTGAACTTATCAGCCACTTTTCTGTAGAAGTTATCAATTCGTGGAAATATTTATACTCATTCATTTTCTAAGCTAATATTATACCTctgaagttttatattttgtttgtttagacgCGTTAATCTGTGGAGATTTAGATATTGAGTCATATACGTAGCTAGTTATCGGTCCAAGCGACCCTGCGGCCTCCCCCCAGATAAGTCTATGTGTTCAGGTACTTATGCCTTGCACAAGACCAGCTCTGAAGgaatgtgatttcatttagtcctttgtttatataagtattGTAATTTCAGATACATCTTGAAAACTGGTTtgccttttatataaaaacgaagAAGAAAATTGCACAACACGCTCAGATtgaaattacaaagtaatatttaatgatatacCAGTTTAATCTTCCATCATATTGTTTGAAGTCTTATTAATAAAGTaggaatagaaaaaaattaaaaatggtgATACCCTTGATATCTAATACAGTATCTGAAGGTAATAATGATAATGCTTCAGCAATCAAAGATGTAAATGAAGAAACAATTGAATTGGCTGAagacataaaaaaacaagagCCACAAAGTGAACAAAAAGAACCAATTGAACAAGCGCAAAAGGCAGAATCAGTTAAATTGATTGAAAGCGAAATAAAAGAAGAGATACGGAGTGATATAACACAACAAACTGAACAAgaagaaagtgcaaaagaggaACAAATTGAATTAGCTGAAAGCGTTCAAGAACGAACAGTTACAACGAAATATGATCTCGGTAGTtttctttgtgattttatttgttGCTGTTGTTCAGGCTATCAAGAAGGAGATCTGGATGTGGCCAACGTAGACGTACAATCAGAGCCCGTTTTTTACCGAGGTTTGATGGAAAGAAGAGATCGATATAGTAATGAGGCACCCGTTAATGAAGTTGACACTTGTAATGGAAACGATCACGGCGATGGCAGCCACATTGCATAGGTACtccatcgaaatccgttcggtagttatTCAGTTTATGGCGTTCAGACAGATGGGACGGGgaactagttttataatatgtaaggagaACTAAGTCGTATTTTCACTTATAATTAGCACGTGCTCAAAATAGTAACTACTTTAatcttatatattatgaaactcACATCGTACCTTGTAGTATGAGAGTTTAAACTTTGAATACTGATCTGTCTATGTTAATGGGGTCTATTTACACGCAAAATTTGTTATACCAAGTATATTCGAGGAATCAATGTGTAATAGGTACTTTGCAAAGTCCAAAGACAATGCCCCTAATTATGTaacacattatattaattttatctatcGTAGAATAGTACAATACCGCTTAATTAGCATTGGTAAATACCGCGTATGTGTGAAAAAAAACTATCCGTCTAACCTAGAACAATACTCTATCTATCTAACATAGTGCTATAAATTAGAATGAGTATTCATACAGTCAATATTTTATGTGGTCATAACAAGATAGTATGATCGAGTACACTCGATTTCAAAAATCCTCATAATACTTTACCAGCCCCGTTTTCAAAAATCATAATACTTTACCAAATCATTGCAAATGATGTGGAATGGGTTTATGCGTCTGCGAGGCAATGGTATTGCATCTGTACCTAACTCTAAAAGCACtgccattttgaaaatagcTGATTTTTTGCTGTAGTACGTCTTGGCAGTGGCCAATTTATTGATTCAATgaactaaacttttttttataaaataaatttaaagtaaattgcattgtttttaaCTATAGCAGCAACATACCTAATCTGTTCGACATTGGATTAGTAttggtaaattttattgtttcttgCCATTTgtcatattttcaaaattttttacTGAAAACACAGGTGAAGTGTTCCAATCATGGCTCACCGCTTACCACATATTtctaaaacaagcgataatcaTCCGACTTATTGAATTATTGTtgccaaataattattatgctatATATCAAATATCTGATATTTTCAATTCAGTAAGTTAAGCTGCCCCAGAACCGGGGCAATTTCTACACTAGCCGTTGCTAGCAATCATTACTCATTAGTATATTTTGAAGATCTCTTGCCGTAGCGACGAGATTACGTAAAGCAATGTTACCAATGTAGCgatcaaaaaaagaaaaatactcaAGAGACTCTGAATATCTATGTTTTTCTGTGATTAAAAACGTAAAGAAAATTCaatgatgttattttatttttatttacgtttagtTTCAGGTGTTTATCGACTCTTGGCCACTTTATAGTTTATTAGTTCTCACTAACAAAAACGCCGATGctcttttcttttttaacttCTTCGACAATGCCTAGATAAAATGTTTAGTGACCAGTTataacaacaaaacaataaaaccatCGAAGTCGTGTTATACTATATTACCCTATAGCTTTAATAAGGTGACAGAAAGAGATGGATATTCATTCATGCATTCGAAATTTACAAGGTTGTCACTAGTATTCACGAAACTTTTATGCCATATACACATatcattgatttaaaaaaaaaaaacaactaacaaATTGCTCTAAAGGCGAGTTCAGTGCAATACGACACTTAttgacaaaacatttttatgagtttaagactaagtaaattaaataactttgtggaagtcagatttaaataaaaattatgtagatatagtaaaattatgtaAGGCATTGATTCTCAAAATGGTCCAGGTGTCTATGCGAGACCCCCACGGGTCTATGCGAGTCTTGACGGGGGTCTACATTGGTGTgaccaaaaaattaaattttgaaagtggtctatgagaaaaaagaGTTTGGGAACCATTAGTTTATAGTTTTGAACAGTTTCAAAACGAATAtgtctcaaaaaaaaattatgtgatcAAATGAAATGTCATATAAGGATCTCATTTTAGATGCATAAATTTAACCACTGTATCTCATTCCATCTGATGACTCCtgcgaaataattaaaaaccaccaaaaatttattgtttcacTCACTCTCGAAACCGTATTATCGGACGAATAAGATTGATGTTTCGGAACTTTTATTTTAGTCTGGTATGACGTATATATGACGGGAGATACAGTACTTATTCTGGTACTTATACTTTGTGATGACAGCTCACTGTATGTCAATGATCAATCGAGTATTTACATTGGTTTACTGTCAGTGTTGTGTTATCCTCATACTTCATAGATAGTTTACTATTATTACGTCGAGTGTAGTCTGTTTTTTAACGATAACAATATTGTGTCTTCACTCGTTGtgtgtattaaatttttaaaccaatttcGAATTACCCTATCTGAATATTTAACCTTTTAAgagaatatgttttttattattgagttAGGCACGTaaatagtacctatataatgGTGATATAACTAGATACATGCCATtgaatcatttataatataagtacccGGACCTTGTTTCGAAAGAActaagaaataaacaaacaagaaCTAAATTGTATGGCCAACCTCAAATACCGTAAAAAAACAACCATAAGAAGAAATAATATTGGGCTACCACCTTTTTGGTcactaaaaaaacttttttgagaaagtttctattttttttctaaattcaaaaaaatcgTCATGGCCAGTGTTATTACAACGCAACCGATGGCGAATGATGATGTGCCTGAAAACGCGTCACTGGAAGCGGTACCATCAGATATCAACTCtgaagaagaaaagaaaaaaaagaagcaAGACGATCAATTATCTGAAATTGTAGAAGACTGCTGTTGCTACTACGATCAAGAtgcttttattttgttaagatgTATCTCGGAAATTTGCCGGTGTATAGCATCATGTACAGAACATTGTTGTGACTGTTGTGGTGATTGCTTGCATAACAGCTGTGAAGGTAATGATAATGGATCAGGCAATGACTGTTGTGATTGTTGGGGTTCCTCTGATCGTGGTGGTGATGGGGGGGACAGTGACTGCGATTGTGATTGTACAAGTTAGCTTTATTTAACTATCACGAACATAGCATAATAGTGTAGCATCATTTCATATCAATGTTGTCTTAATTTGGTGAATTATAATTATCCAATGTCTATAgacttttaaaataagaactaTGAAAAAAAACTGGAGATATAGgtcatttttagtttttattattatatctttattttaactttataatggAGTTTATTAAAGGCACAATATAGAATATGATTAAAGCTGGAATGATAAACCTAACATTATATGTTACATTTACTAACTTCCGCCTTCTGCTCATGGTTTCGTCCAAGTGAAAGGATTTTCCCAGAATGAGTCTGACTATGCATTCTCAGATTACAGTTTTTcactatatttcatattttcctTGTAAAAGAATATGTTTATTCACCAAAGCTTTTAAAAAgagtaaatgttaaaaaaaacattttaaattatgttaatgtagAATGTTCATCACTAAAATACCAGTCATTAATACCTATGTTAAATGACTGGAAATAGCAATTAGATACCATGGTTAAAATTAATTGCTCATTCCTAAATGAAACATAATTGCTATAATAATTAAGGTCAATCTAAAATAATTGGACCATGTTGTTCAAAAATGTTTCAGACCACATGtcaaattcttaaaatttatgGGTATATTTGACTTTTCCCCAGCAGTAAGGCGCAGAGAGAGGGATCATTGCTAGTTTTTGTTCCCTCTTGAATAGATATgtcatgttttaatttttttaattttgcattttttttctgGGAAAAAACAGTAAAGCAAACATAAGGGCAAGtaaaaaatttattcaaattaaactagaTTATGGTGCTATACATGGCAAAAAATGTAGGTTTACAAAAAGTATGATGCATTTAACTTCCCAAGTACCTACCTatctattttgtaattgttagaaaacctaataaattttgttgctacaattttaaagtactatgcataaagattatatttaaatttaggcCGTggcgtggctcgccggcgagccaagacagctacatgacatttgcgtgtgtcacgggattataaccttatatactacataataaggttatttttccgtcacacgcgtagctgtttgacaagtcatgacgggttaatataaacctaataaaatttaatctgcTACAGGTTGTGGTGACTTCACACAAATTTGTATGTGTTTGAACTTTTTGGAGTGTTTGAATGGTTGCAATTTTTGGAGCTAATGGGCAAACACTGCAGTGAAGTTACTACTGAATGTATTACAAATGATCTTGCAACATAACAGGTtcataaatactattaatttatgCTTTGccagttaaataataatttttacaaagtaTCACAAGAATGCTTAATTTGGCCAATAACATAGGTATCATAATGTTGACTAATATCAGCTCATTAGCCAGAAATAGGTGATTGGTAGGTGTACTCTTATTACCACATTGCATGTATGCCTTggttgattaatatttaaaaaataacggcgattataaaataatgccattaaaaataaattaattaaatgtgagTTTACTGCCCTTTTAAGTATTGAAAAGTTATTAGAAACAAATCTAcatataagatatttatatttctatatcaaACTGGGCAATTGTCTAGGCTTTCCAGTTTACAGGAGCCTATGACCACCTTTGGCCTTAAGCCAATGTGGCTCAAAGGCTCTAGCGAAAGCACCgaaattgataagaaaaatcttataattcacattttgtcaaaatattattttacaaattacaaggattttttttcatatctagATCTGCTAGTCAAAATAAACCttcaattttagttttaaaattagacTAGCTTAAGCGCGACACAGAATTATAATGGGTCCTTTcgcttttttttaagttgctttTCATTATTGGTTTTCTAAATTCACGATAGGCAGTGTTAATTTTGCGACGCCACTTATAGCAAAGACTGACTTATCCGAAAGAGGATGAACTGCCTCGAATTAAGTATAAAAGAATTTGCTGTGATGAGCAAGatctttgtaaattgtttaactttatattaaaattgccaGTGTACGGCCATATGTGCGCAACTTTTATTTCTACTAGTAGGTACTTAGATATACTTACTATAGGTAATGACTGCTAAAAAAAAAAGCTCAAAAGAGAATGATAACCGAGAAGGCGATGCCGGCGGCGATTGTTAAGGTTCCTATAACAATGGGTAGGATGAATGGTATATTGATTAACTGTAACTAGTTAACCTTATTAGCAGATTCCTTACTGCTACGCTGCATGGTTGCCTGgcttgtttaatatttacaaaagttaggcaatgctattaaaaatattaagcgtaatttttattcatgtaataaatgttatatttattatagatataaaactatACATACCATGATTTATGAATGTTTTACTTATACTTACTTATGTTAGTGTTCAAACagtataagttatattttgtagCATTCTTTATCGCGTGAATATTATTGTACTACTTAATTGAGACGTCAGGGCAggtacttgtattttttttctatatctgaATACCTACGTTTAgagagaattttaaaatttcatgacaagaaattattttaaaaaatttgagtgctaatttattatattaagattttacTCGTATTTAGAACTGTATGTGTTAAATGTGCCAAACTTATAAATTTGGAATTCgataagtaaatatacaaaattattatgaatatggtAATTCCAATTCCTGTTTGCTCATTTACGAAAAGggaaataaagcttaaaaatcaCTAGATTTGGT of the Manduca sexta isolate Smith_Timp_Sample1 chromosome 18, JHU_Msex_v1.0, whole genome shotgun sequence genome contains:
- the LOC115449443 gene encoding GATOR complex protein WDR24, translating into MADPVTTQPNRNSGNNVELNDLNEEQLQAKRVTELREKEDDCCDSIFKCYCLEKCLRNCLTTNNDYESNSDDGYNDYVDDEYEARDDDTDVFSGFNDTDNNEYQNNDNDFPSYNCDNNDFGDSTCDADDSGGGDYGGYTTDD
- the LOC115449446 gene encoding uncharacterized protein LOC115449446 — its product is MVIPLISNTVSEGNNDNASAIKDVNEETIELAEDIKKQEPQSEQKEPIEQAQKAESVKLIESEIKEEIRSDITQQTEQEESAKEEQIELAESVQERTVTTKYDLGSFLCDFICCCCSGYQEGDLDVANVDVQSEPVFYRGLMERRDRYSNEAPVNEVDTCNGNDHGDGSHIA